The Culex quinquefasciatus strain JHB chromosome 2, VPISU_Cqui_1.0_pri_paternal, whole genome shotgun sequence genome contains the following window.
CGTGGCCCTCTCTGCGCGCTAGTGTTTGTGTGCTGACTCTTTCTGCTGCAGAAAATTTTCCtcctccttcttcttcttcacgGTGCTCctcctctgtgtgtgtgtgacacgATGGAAGAAAAAAACGCACTGCCCAAGGTGTGGAAAATGGCTAATTTCGGTCCGTTTGCGATCTGGAAGGGAATCAAAACGATACACACTCGATTAGCGTCAACATTGGGCAAATAATTAAACACTTTCTAGCACGAAAACGCACCAAAATCGAAGCGATTTAACGAAAAGAAAATTCAGTGATACGAAGTGCTGCTGCCACTCTTTTTGCCTTTTTCGACTCTGTGCCTGCTTTGATGGCGGACGGACGGACAGTGTGTgcgaagggttgccagatcgggCTGACGTTTTGAGGTGCaccgttaaaaaaaatgatttctggcgtttttttttttttgttgtaaaatctAATGTAACATTTTTCACTTTACCGTTATTGATTATGACTATTTGAGGGTACAATTCTGCTAATAGTTCACAGTTCGTTaaacacaaaatatttaaaaatggttatattttATCCACTGGCGGTACCAGCCTCTAAcagaagggggagggggttacTCGCATGAGAAATTTATCGATAACGTTGTCGAAAATCAAGTAAAATTGCACAAAAttcgtatttatttattttatttttttgagtttttgccttcctaacCTCAATGAGAACAGGCTGTAAAAAGGCCCAACTTTCGAACGAGTTGATTGAATTGAGATTGATGAtccctatcaaaaattacaagcacttaagtgttattgatGCTCTTTTTGGAGGCCTAAGATATATTAATGAAAACTTTCTCcgaatctatcatgcgacctgtcgttggataggaacccccttcaaaattcgtccgaaaaatcagggagcaataagtattttttcaaatctggagttttttttgaaaaggtccaataaaccaaatttccagtttttgctttcagggtgtttttgaaaccgccttgagtcagaggcatcaaaaaacacccaaaaagcaaaaactgaaaattttctttattggacctttaaaaaaaaactccagaaatgtacaactcgtgctgaaaaaagaaatcttttcccaacttgttgtataaactactattttgacaCTGTGTTGAACTTGGCgttgaatttgatgtttttctATTCGCCTTTCTTATAccatactgccgttctacgcataattgtcccatgttcataaaaatgcaactgagaaaaacgcgattgacatttttcgatcgatttctgtgtttctacgcaaaattgtcccgtgggttcctgttcgccctatatgtccctaatcagcccagttagcagtttatcacccttatttgtgattatcttgctatacaactggtaaacaagacataatgctttgtaaaactgatgattccgtgtaagaaaatacttggtgggacaattatgcgtagaagtttaacgatgggacaaacagacttggtgttgtttttgatgagtttgagAACAAAacactagattttatgtgtttttcttaaagtacacatcaaactaaacttaaaaatgtcataaagtcaaaatcgtccaaaactgacatgggacaattatgcgtaataCGGCTGcataatagttgaaaaataaaataaataaaaaataaaataaaatgtccaTGAAAaacaatacaacatttttgtaaaatagtcagtTATTCGCATTGTAAAGAGAGAGAGACgtttaaaaacaaatgaaaatcaatattaaaatttgCTGAAATGATCCGAAACtgtttgcatgaaaaaaaaaacaaactgaatAAACTTCGAAAGACTTCAGAATCATAGCAAACCACCAAACGAAATCCCCACAAAACTGGCAACCCTTTTCCGTGACCGTCGTGCCTGTCTTCGTTTTCTATCTCTTTCCTTCTTCTTCACTTGAATGCATCAAAAACCCACGGCACGGGGACCGACCATCGTGCTTTTCCTCTCTCGAGGGAGGttgaaaagttacataaaaatagctcaataaaCAAATCGCCACCGCGATGGTCCAGAAATTTCCCTCCCTCGGTCGAAACTCACCTGAACCTGGAGGACACTCCGGACAACAAAAGTATCAGAACGGACAGCTCGCTTTCTTCGTGCCACAAAATGGATGTCTTTGGCACCTTTCTCCCTGTTGGTTCGCGAGAAAAAAAATCGCCCGACGAAACGCACGATCCTGCCTCTGCGAGAAACGTTTCTCTTTTGATTAGCAGCGCAGCCGAGGATGGCTGAAAATGGCGATGTCAAAAAGAGCAAAACCAAACTGCCCAGTGGGGAAGTACTCGCGAGATTGGCTTCGGTGAAGTACTAGAATGGCACAGACTTGACACAGATATTAGGctggtatgcagatcggaaggaacgcaaaacttcatacataaaaaaataacgcCCATgaaacggtcaagaaaagggtcacgaaaagatttgTCTTAAGCGGTACGAaactgaaaaggaacagaaacggaaagtggcgtttgacgtttctacgcgcggtgcttgtttgtaatatgttttgatcgaggttttgataaaaaaatcaaagaatttgaatttaacCAGGTCCCTGCAATGGCGGCCATCTTTTTGTAACCAAAGCATCTGACGAGTACGAGAAGATaaagaagacaacaacaaaaaacaggtTGTCAAATTGTATCAACAAACCTACCCGCGTGCATTCATCCACTtggaaaaatgacaattttgattgaaatgagGAGAATTTCGAAGAACGGGGTCTCCTCGGAGCCAATCCGTCACCGAATCTGGATCACCGCAAAAAAACGGCTTATCAACACCTCACCGAGGAATTCGTTTCAGCAAGCTTACTGCAGCGGATAGCGGAACCGTACTGCTCCGAACAGCTCCACTGAATGCAACGTTGATTAGCTCAAACCCGGCCATTCCGGTGCAAACAGGTCCCTGCAATGGCGGCCATCTTTTTGTAACCAAAGCATCTGACGAGTACGAGAAGATaaagaagacaacaacaaaaaacaggtTGTCAAATTGTATCAACAAACCTACCCGCGTGCATTCATCCACTtggaaaaatgacaattttgattgaaatgagGAGAATTTCGAAGAACGGGGTCTCCTCGGAGCCAATCCGTCACCGAATCTGgatcaccgcaaaaaaaaaaaaacggcttATCAACACCTCACCGAGGAATTCGTTTCAGCAAGCTTACTGCAGCGGATAGCGGAACCGTACTGCTCCGAACAGCTCCACTGAATGCAACGTTGATTAGCTCAAACCCGGCCATTCCGGTGCAAACAGTCGGGCAGGTGCATATCAAGCAGGTTGAGGTTTTATGGTTGCCTTCAAAAAATCCAGGGTGCTCCTTTTTCAACAGATCCACCGTTATTTTTCGGCCAGTGATTAAGACCACGATGGATATTCGGTGACACTGCATTACGAAAGTTACTTTCTGATTAcgcaaacatcaaaataacatatttttaaagccACGCTACCGCAAAGAGTTCCacattttcgtgaaaaaaattgTGGGGTTCGATCGCTTCGACGTTTCTAAATGTAAACAGTAGGCCGCCATCTACCACTACATCACCAGCCGATTTCAGATAGGGGCTACTCACAAACACTTATGCATGGGCTAGTTTTCAGACAGGGGCTACTCACTAATACTAATGCAAGATTTTGGTGATGGACGAGTAGAGTATCCCTTTACTCTGACACCACCCCCTcgaatttaactttttgaataCGACTGAAAGTTATaaacgttttaataattttatattcgTCAGAATAACAGAAAATCCCGGTGAATCTCaaattgcagaattttgaaatcaaaaggagaaatttagttttttggtcgaaaCGGAGTCAAAAAAAAGAGTTGTCtttatagagctttatgacgtttcgcgtactcacactagcgcaccatttgctGCCTGACAAAATTgtacctcactttattttcgtgtacgtacacgcaatacatacgcacgtagattactctattgcTTTTGGCCCACGTGTCGCCAACTATTGCTAGTTCCAAACACTAAACCAACTtgcaacctttggattgtgagttcacTGCACTGTCCAATTAATCCACACTGGCGGGACCGAAATGAAATAAACCGGAGTGAAAATAAACTTgacaaaaatcatacaaatatcttttttcttattgaaaaattcaataataatctGATATTTGACAATACAAATAAGTCAgaaataaaatattgtaaatatggaaaaacaaatataatacagaaattttacataacaaaaaaatatgaagcattttccaaccattttttaaatctttattttgtaaaattaaaaaaaaaaaaaaaaacaatataaaagtCAAGATTaaagaattcataaattcaacagctcaaaaaattaataaatcgaAACctgaaaaatttcagaaattacaagtcaaaatttcaaaaatttaaaaaatctgaaatatagaaattcaaaacacatatttacgaaaaacccgaaattctaacattcataaactctaatttttcaaaaattctaaaaactcaaaattccagaataaaaatgtgtagtttagatatttcaaaatttaagaatttaagaataacaaaaaaactagaataatatgaaaaaatttaaatttcaaatttaaaattcaagaatttaagaatttaagaatttaagaatttaagaatttaagaatttaagaatttaagaatttaagaatttaagaatttaagaatttaagaatttaagaatttaagaatttaagaatttaagaatttaagaatttaagaatttaagaatttaagaatttaagaatttaagaatttaagaatttaagaatttaagaatttaagaatttaagaatttaagaatttaagaatttaagaatttaagaatttaagaatttaagaatttaagaatttaagaatttaagaatttaaaatttaagaatttaagaatttaagaatttaagaatttaagaatttaagaatttaagaatttaagaatttaagaatttaagaatttaagaatttaagaatttaagaatttaagaatttaagaatttaagaatttaagaatttaagaatttaaaatttaagaatttaagaatttaagaatttaagaatttaagaatttaagaatttaagaatttaagaatttaaaatttaagaatttaagatttaagaatttaagaatttaagaatttaagaatttaagaatttaagaatttaagaatttaagaatttaagaatttaagaatttaagaatttaagaatttaagaatttaaatttaagaatttaagaatttaagaatttaagaatttaagaatttaagaatttaagaatttaagaatttaagaatttaagaatttaagaatttaagaatttaagaatttaagaatttaagaatttaagaatttaagaatttaagaatttaagaatttaagaatttaagaatttaagaatttaagaatttaagaatttaagaatttaagaatttaagaatttaagaatttaagaatttaagaatttaagaatttaagaagttaagaagttaagaatttaagaatttaagaatttaagaatttaagaatttaagaatttaagaatttaagaatttaagaatttaagaatttaagaatttaagaatttaagaatttaagaatttaagaatttaagaatttaagaatttaagaatttaagaatttaagaatttaataatttaataatttaggaattcaagaatttaagaatttaagaatttaagaaatctaTGAGCTCTTCGCATTCTAGTACTTCAAAATTCGAACCTTCCACAGCTACGCCAAACCCAGTGGGCTTTCTCATCTGTCACacgattattgttttttttttcactccggTCAGTAGAAAACTCGCGAATCGGTCTGTGTCCGAACGATTCCGGTCCGTAATTTAACCAGATAACGCGACACCCCTCCCTCCCACGATGGCCTCCAACACGGGCGGCATCAAGCCGATGACCATCGCGGGCCGCATGGTCCGCGAGCGGGAACGTCTGCTCGGGATGAGCCCGGAGGAACGCGCGTGGCGGGCGCAGTGGCTCAAGGATCAGCAGCTGGCCCACAACGAGCCCCGTTACGTGCCCGAGTACTGGAAGGAGCGGCTGAACCCGATCCGCCGGGTGTACCGCGCCCCGCTCGACATGGTCCAGAAGGGGCTGACGCCGGTTCTGGTGAGGAGAAGGCTTGGCGAAGAATAGGAGAAGAGTTTGTGATTATgtaatttgtgttatttttgtttCGACCAGGGACTCGAATGGGCTCACGCGATTCGATTCTGGACCGGCAAGGTTGCTCTTGGCGCATTCGCCATCCTGGCCACGACGTACTACTTCAAGTACAACCAGAATGTGGGTTTCTCTTTCAATTTAACTGAACGTTGGTCACATTAATTATCATCTGTTTTTGTTTGAGCGCAGGACTGGACGCGAAAGGGCGGCTGGCGAGTGATCCACTCCCGGAAGGCGGTCTTCCCCGGTGATCCAGGCTATCCCAAATTCGACAAGCGCACCGAGCCGGCTGAATACGCGGCGCGTGGCTTCAGACAGTCACCGATTTAAAGGGTTTGTTCCGTTGTCGTTGCTGCGGCGGATGATTGTGTAGATTTGTTCGGGGTTAAATACATTGGAAAAGCATTGTGGAACAGAGGAGAACTTTATTTTGAATCACTGCCTTTCAAGTATTATAGTTATGTTTTCTTACAATGTACCTCTCTCACCTCTTAATTAATCGTAACAGGATGAATATTGGCGTAAATTATAACAGAGAAGAAGCTATATACCAGGCTTTTTGAATAGAAATTTAACTTGTGCAAGGATAAAATTGACGTTGAAAATTTGGGTTTCATGATTTAAACTATTTggaacttaatttttaaaatatatttataatatAAAAGATTTGTGTCACATTCTGCAGATTTTATTTCCTGATTTGGACTttcatattgtatttttttttctctcaaccCTTCTGAATTTTGACATGCATCGATTAAAAGATGTcagaaaacctatttttttgattttcatcaaaaaataaataaataaattgacgaGTTGACATTTTGCATGGAAATTTCTGGTCGGTAGGGCAATCCaatcctctttttacacctaagctcccatccaccccgggattcgaaccgacaACCTTTGAATTGTGAGTTCAACTGCCGACCAGCGACCCTACCGAGACAGTTATTTTTTTCGGGagactgagctaacgacgtATTTAGTTCTTTGAGTCATgtcaagtgatttaaaaaataattgaatccgAAATTTTCAGAGTAATGGGGGTAACAATTTGAAGAAATCTCAGGCACGTtttctatccaggtttttaagcgaagatggcgttcgaatggtgaacgtccgaaatgtcaaaaccacgcagtagcaccaacattagaaaaaaatgtggcggTCATGCCATTACACACTTTTTTCTTAATGTTGGTaacactgcgtgattttgacatctcgggcgttcaccattcgaacgccattttcgcttaaaaatctggatacatTAGTAATTCTCTTCGAAATCGACCGATTCCGgctgcttttattttttgtattttttttttattcggctcaaacattgtgggggccttccctatgaccaaagaagctatttagtgttattggttcacccaaaCAAGTCGCCATACAACTTTGGCAGCTCTATACAgggttttaggggacaaaaatccgcaacttttgagccatagagaagtatggtcgaAAAATCTGTCACCGAgttaggggcagggggggcagaatggcccgcctaagtaaaatgcgccaaaaaccatagaaaaaaaaaaaacaaatttatgaattcagtgtagaaagcttatgctttgggatgttcccttcaatgttgtatacttggttgatgaaaattgtcagcttaaaactatttttgagccacttcaaaaaaaaaagtttttttcagctacttttcctgggtgcggggcagaatgggccaccttagaaaacaagccattttgtc
Protein-coding sequences here:
- the LOC6031341 gene encoding uncharacterized protein LOC6031341, which produces MASNTGGIKPMTIAGRMVRERERLLGMSPEERAWRAQWLKDQQLAHNEPRYVPEYWKERLNPIRRVYRAPLDMVQKGLTPVLGLEWAHAIRFWTGKVALGAFAILATTYYFKYNQNDWTRKGGWRVIHSRKAVFPGDPGYPKFDKRTEPAEYAARGFRQSPI